GCGGGGCTGGCCAAGCTCGCGCAGGTGCCGGGCCCCGTGACCATCCGCCGGGTGGACGCCACCGATGCGGTGGCCGTGCGGCAGGCCGTGGAAGAGGCCACCGGCGGCGCACTGGCGGACCTGGCGATCAACTGCGTGAACGTGCCTGGCACGGAAATGGCCAGCATTCTGGCCGTGCGGCCGCGGGGGATGGTCTATTTCTTCAGCATGGCCACGTCGTTCCAGGCGGCTGCGCTGGGCGCTGAAGCGGTCGGGCAGGACGTGGATCTGCTGATGGGCAACGGCTTTGCCGAGGGCCACGCGGCCTACGCGCTGCAGGTGGTGCGCGAGAACCCGGTGCTGGCGGATCTGGTGCGCTGATTCGCGGTCCGCTCTCCGGCGGCGGAGGGCGTCAATCCTGCGTGAAATCAATGTTAAATCCATGTTTCGAGTCACAGGAAGCCGGCCGTAGCGGGTGAAAATGACCTGGCGGGGGAGGCCTGACGGACGTGCAGCGCCCCGCAGGGGAGTGACCACCGTGACCGAATTGAACCGCACCGTGCCCGCGACACGATCCGCGGCCACCTCGCCGACGGCGCCCGCCAAGTCCGAAGGGGCCCCGCGGGCTGCTGACTCGGCCACATCGCGAGCCGGCGACACCAACACGGCCCGTGCGACGGTCAGGCCACAGGCGGAACCCAGGCCGCTCGATCTCGATCGCGTTCTGGCCAACGCGGGCCTCACGATGAAGGCACTTGGCGACCTTGCGGAGCCCACGCAAACCGTCTCGGATGCAGCCGCCAACGCCGCCGACGTGGTGCTCAATGCCGAGGAGGCCGCCAAGGTGGTCAAATCCTTGCCGCAGGTCAGCCCCGCGCAGAGTGCGCGCTTCGCCAAAGCCCTGGAAGGGGCGCAAAAGGCAGGCAAGGTGGCCGGTGCCGCGGGTGCCGTGGTCGCGGCCCACGCCCTGTTCCAGGCGGTGCATCCGACGCTCGACCTCAAGGCCGCCGGCGAGGCGCTCGCGAACCTGGCCCTCGGCCTGGCCACCGCTTTCGAAGATCTGGCGCCGAATGCCCTCGGGGCAGCCGGATTCGGTCTGGGTGCGGTCTCGAGCCTGTTCGCGCTCGCCAACGATCTCCAGGACGCCCAGGCGAACGGCCTGAGTACCTCCAACGCGATGGGCGTGCTCGGCAATGCCCTGACGGCGGCCGGCAGCGTGGCCTCGCTCCTGCCGGCCGGCCAGCCCGTGGGCGCCGCGCTGCTGATGGCGGGGGCCGCCGTCAACCTGGCCCGGCTGGCCTACGACAACCGCGAGGCCATCGCGACGGCAGGCGGCAAGGCGCTCACGGCCGTTCGGGAGGCTGGTGGCAAGGCGCTCACCGCCATGGGCAGCTGGTTCAGCCCCCCCCAGCTGGCGCAGAGCGCTCCCCGCCCGTCCGTCCCGATCGCCCGCCGCACGGCCCCCGCTCCCGGCTGATGCGCGGCGTGCCGCCCTCCGCTCCATCCCTGTCCTTGCAGGAGCCATGAACCGCCCGTGCCACTGATCGCCCGTCGCCAGATCCTGACCAACCTGCAAGCCAGTCTTGCCGCCCTGCCCGGCCAACCCCCGGAGGCCGTGCTCAAGGCGGCGATCGCCGCCGCCGGCCTGAAGGACAAGGCCAGCTACAGCCCCGAGGAGACGGCCCAGATTGCCCGCGCGGTCATGGCGCGCGCCGTGAACGCGGGCGAGCGCGCGCTGACTGGCTGGCAGGCGGAGGTCAAGCCAGAAGAGGGCTGACGCCCGCTTCCGCGACGGACAGACGAACAGGAGACCCGGGGATGGCCCCCTTGATGCGCTATGATGAGGGCGCATCGCCTTGCCCCGGAACCTGCCCCATGCCTCAGCCGCTCCTGCGCGAATCCCAGCAATGGCTGGACCGAGCCCTGGTTCATCTGGCCTACAGTCAGCGCAAGCTGGCGGACAGCGTTCCCCGCGTGGCGGAGATGGACGAGGAGACGCTGGAGGCCTGGGAAGGGTTCGTGGCCCGGTTTGCCCGCGCCAGCGATCTTTTCTTGCAAAAATACCTGCGCACGCGCGTCCTGTATGACGACCCGGCCTTCCGGGGCTCGCTGCGAGACCTGCTCCACGCCGCGGAAAAGGCCGGCTACATCGCCGATGCCGAAACCTGGCTGCAGATTCGCGAACTGCGCAATCTGGCGGTTCACGAATACGGGGGCGAGGCGATCGATGCGGCCCTCGCGCAGATGATGCGCCTGACGCCCCATTTGCTGGCCACGCGACGGCTCTTCGACGATGCGCCTGACGCCCGCTGAAGTGGCCGCCCTGCTGGCCTGTGCCCGCGCGCTGTTCACCGGTGCCTGGACCATGGAACTGTTCGGCAGTCGGGTCGATGACCAGCTGCGCGGCGGGGACGTGGACCTGCTGGTGACCTTCGAACAGGACGCGGACTGGCGGCAGGCGCTCGCCCAAAAGGCCCTCTATCTGGCCCGCGTGAAGGGTCAGCTGGGCGAACAGCGCCTGGATCTGCTACTGACCACGCGGCAACGGGCGGCCGAGGATCCGTTCATCCAGGCGCTCGGCGATCGCCGGATTCGCCTGGGCGAGGGAACGGACGCATCCCCCGCAGAATCGCCCTGCACCGAGGCGTGACAGCAGGGTGAAAGGCCCGTCCCAGCCCCGCCATCAAGCGAGGGTCAGGTTTCACTCACCGGGGCGTCATCCAGGACGGGTGGCGCCCCGGGCCATTCGTGGCGCAACACCGAATAGAACACCATGTCCCAGTCCCGCCCCCGGTGCCACAGCGCCGCGCGCAGGACCCCCTCGTGGCGCATCCCGAGTTTCTCCATCACGCGGGCACTGGCGAGGTTTTCCTGCTTGCAGCGGGCCTGCAGCCGTCTGACGGGAAAATGCGCGAACACGTGGTCCAGCAGGGCCCGCGCGGCCTCGCAGACCAATCCCTGGCCCCAGAGCGGCCGGGCCAGGGCGTAGGCCAGTTCCATCGTGTGCCGGTCCGGCGTGACGGCAAAACAGCCCACCGTGCCGACCACGCGATCGTCGCCCGGCAGCGTGAGGCCGTAGGGTTCCGGCAGGCCGGCGGCATAGCGCGGCAGGGCGTAGTCGCGGATGAAGGCCTCGCTGTCGGCCAGGCTGCGGTGCGGCTCCCAGGCGGTGTAGCGGCTGACCTCAGGATCCTGGGCATAGGCGAAGATCGCGGGCGCATCTTCCAGCGTCAGGGGGCGCAGGCGCAGGCGAGGGGTGGTGAGCGTCGGCATCAGTGAATCCGTCGGATGCAATGGTTGGCCGTGTCGACCACGTAGACGTAGCCGAGCAGGTCGACCAGCACGCCTTCCGGCGCGGAGAACATGGCCTGGTTGCTGAGGCCGTCGGCGTAGCCGCTGCGCGGGGCGCCCGTGGACGGCACCACCGCCCCGGCCGCCGTCGTGACGCTGCCGTCGACCTCCACGCGCCGCAACAGGCTGTTGCCGGTGTCGGCCACGTACAGGCGGTTGTCGCCGTCCAGACTCAGGCCGGTCGGCTCGTTGAAGCGGGCGCTCAGACCGGCCCCGTCACGGTAGCCAGGCTGACCGCCGGCCCCCGCGAAGGTTCGAACGCGGATGCCGCCTTGCGAATCGCGGGTCAACAGGCGCAGGGCGTGGTTGCCGCGATCCGCGATGTAGACGCGGCCGAGGCCGTCGACCACGAGGCCGCTCGGTTGGAAGAACTGGGCGGCGCTGCCCCGGTCGTCCCTGAAGCCGGGCTCGGCACCCCCCGCCAGCGTGGTGACCGCGCCGCTCGGTGTGACCATGCGAATGCGGTGGTTACCGGTGTCGGCCACGTACAGGTTGCCATCCGGCCCCAGGCTGAGATCGCTGGGGGTGTTGAACTGGGCCGCGCTGCCCTGCCCGTCCGCGAAGCCCGCCGTGCCGGCCCCGGCCAGGGTCGTCACGCTGGCATCCGGCGCGATGCGCCGAATGCAATGATTGCCTGTGTCGGCCACGTAGATCATCCCGTCAAGATCCACCACCACGTCGCGCGGCCGCCGGAAGCGGGCATCGAGCCGGGTGCCGTCACGCGAGCCCTCGGTGGCGGCGCGGCCCGCGAACAAGGCCACCTCGCCCTGCAAGGTGATG
This sequence is a window from Candidatus Sericytochromatia bacterium. Protein-coding genes within it:
- a CDS encoding GNAT family N-acetyltransferase, yielding MPTLTTPRLRLRPLTLEDAPAIFAYAQDPEVSRYTAWEPHRSLADSEAFIRDYALPRYAAGLPEPYGLTLPGDDRVVGTVGCFAVTPDRHTMELAYALARPLWGQGLVCEAARALLDHVFAHFPVRRLQARCKQENLASARVMEKLGMRHEGVLRAALWHRGRDWDMVFYSVLRHEWPGAPPVLDDAPVSET
- a CDS encoding nucleotidyltransferase domain-containing protein — protein: MRLTPAEVAALLACARALFTGAWTMELFGSRVDDQLRGGDVDLLVTFEQDADWRQALAQKALYLARVKGQLGEQRLDLLLTTRQRAAEDPFIQALGDRRIRLGEGTDASPAESPCTEA